TGGCGAAGATCAGCCCGGCGACGAAGCCGCCGCCCGGCAGGTTGTGGCCGCGCATGAAGAAGTAGGCGGCGACGATGCCCATCACCGGCAGCAGCAGGCGCAGGTACACCGCCGGCACCGCCAGGTAGCCGCCATTCGCCTGCCGCGCCGGCGACTGCGCCACCGCCGGATCGACGTCGCTGGCCTGCTGCACGGGAATCGCGACGCTCTCCGGCGCCGGGCGGAAGCGGCGCAGCAGCGCATACACCGTCAGCGCCACCGCGCCCAGCACGGTGATCTCGCCCATGGTGTCGAAGCCGCGGAAGTCGACCAGCAGCACGTTGACCACGTTGGCGCCGCCGCCCTCGCTCAAGGCGCGCAGCACGTAGAAGCCGCTGATGGTGTCGGCCGGGGCGCGCGTCAGCACGGTGTAGCTGGCGGCGGCCAGGCCGAGGCCGCCGGCCAGCGCCAGCGTGGCGTCGCGCGCGCGCCGCCAGCGGGTTGACGCCGGCGGCCGGCCCATCAATGCGCGCGGCTGGCGCCGCGGCGGCAGCCAGCGCAGGCCGAGCAGCACCAGCACCGTGGTCACGGTCTCCACCATCAGCTGGGTCAGCGCCAAGTCCGGCGCCGACAGCCACAGGAAAGTGATGCTGGTGACGATGCCGGTGCCGCCCACCAGGACCAGCGCCGCCAGCCGGTGGTATTTCGCCTTGTGCGCCGCCATGAGCGCGCAGGCGGCGCCGATCAGCCACAGCAGCGCGAACGGCAGGTCGATGGCGTCCGCACCGATGGCCGGCCAGGGCGGCAGGCTTTCCCACGGCCGCGCCAGCAGGAGCGGGCTTGCAACCATCAGCAGCACCACGGCGCGCAGTTGCGGCTGCAGGCGGCGCGTGCCGGCGCGCCGCATCAGGCGGTCGGCCGCGGTGCCCAGCGCGGACATCGTGTTTTCGTAGGCTTGCGCGCCCTGCATGCGGTGCAGCAGCGGCACGTCGGTGCGCTGGCGCAGGTTGGCATGGCGGCGCAGCAGCACATACAAGACCACGCCGCCGGCCAGCGCCACGACGCTCATCAAGAGCGGCAAGTTGAACCCGTGCCAGATGCCCAGGTCGTAGGCCGGCAGCGCGCTCCCCAGCACCGCGTGCGCGGCCACCGCCAGCACGGCGCCGACCGCGCGCTCGGGAAACATGCCGACCAGGATGCACAGCACCACCAGGCATTCGATCGGAAAGCGCATCCAGCGCGGCGGCTCGTGCGGCGGCTTGTATGCTTCCGGATCGCGCCCGGTGGCGGGCGCGCCGAAGAACACGCTGATGAAGCGCAGCGAATAGGCCACGCTGAAAATGCCCATCAGCGTGGCCGCCACCGCCATCGACCAATCCTCGGTGCCGCCCACCAGCGCCGCCTCGGCAAAGAACATCTCCTTCGACAGGAAACCGTTCAGCAGCGGCACCCCGGCCATGGCGGCGCTGGCCACCACCGCCAGCGCCGCCGTGTACGGCATGGCGTGGCGCAGGCCGCGCAGCAGGCGCATATCGCGCGTGCCGGTCTCGTGGTCGACGATGCCCACCGCCATGAACAGCGAGGCCTTGAAGATCCCGTGGTTCACCGTATGGAAGATCGCCGCCACCACCGACAGCGGCGTGCCGATCCCCAGCAGCACCGTGATCAGGCCGAGGTGGCTGATGGTGGAATACGCCAGCAGGCCCTTCATGTCGTTCTGGAAGATGGCGAAGAACGAGGCCAGCAGCAGCGTGCAGACGCCGGCGCCGCCGACGATCCAGTGCCACTCCGGCGCGCCCGACAGCACCGGCCAGAAGCGCATCAGCAGGAACACGCCGGCCTTGACCATGGTGGCCGAATGCAGGTAGGCGGATACCGGCGTCGGCGCCGCCATCGCGTGCGGCAGCCAGAAGTGGAACGGGAACTGCGCGCTCTTGGTCAGCGCGCCCAGCGCCACCAGCACCAGCGCCGCCGGGTACAGCGCGTGCGCGCGGATGCGCTCCCCGGCCGCCAGCACCGCATCCAGGTCGTAGCTGCCGGCGATGTGGCCGACCAGCAGCATGCCCGCCAGCAGGCACAGGCCGCCGGTGGTCGTCACCGTGAACGCCATGCGCGCGCCGCGGCGCGCATCGCTGCGTTCCTGCCAGTAGCCGATCAGGAGAAAGGAGGTCAGGCTGGTGAGTTCCCAGAACACGACCAATTGAATGATATTGCCCGACAAGACCACGCCCAGCATCGACCCCATGAAGGCGAGCATGTAGGCGAAGAAGCGCGCCACCGGATCGCGGCGCGACATGTAGTAGCGCGCATACAGCAACACCAGCAGGCCAATGCCCAGCGCCATGATCGTGAACAGCCAGGCCAGGCCATCCATGCGCCAGACGATGTCGAGGCCGAACTGCGGCAGCCAGGCGGCGCGCGAAGCGAGGATGTCGCCGCTGCGGATACGCCCGAACTGGGCGACGGCCAGCACCAGCGCCGCCAGCGTGGCAACGCCGGCCACCGCCGCCGGACGCGTGCGCGAGCCGGCCGGCATGCAGCCGGCGACCAATGCGCCGACGAAGGGCAGCAGTATCAGGATGAATAGCTGTGGCGACGCCATCGGCATCAATCGCGCCGGCGGCGACGGTGCCGATCGGCGCGCGCCGGCGGCAGGTCACGGGCGTGGCTCAGGGCCGTTGCGAGCAACAATCCTGGCGGTTTCGGGTACATGAAATCGTCGGGCATGGCATCCACCAATGAGGTCCTGAACGTCAATACTGTAGCGGGAATGGTGAGATAACGACAACACGTTACTCTGGCAACGCAGGAATTGTTTTCATGCACTATCCATGTTCAGCATAAAACATCCTCGATCGACGACGTAAATACTGGATTCTTGTCCATGATTCTGCCAAATCCCAGGCATTTTTTGCGCGATCGGTTGTCGACGATTTTTACAGGCCGCAGCGGCGCACGGTTGGTGGCGCGGCCGGATCGGCCATGGCGCCCGCTGCCGAGGGCGCGGCACGGGACTTGCTTGCCCCAACGACGCGGGCAAGCCGCCCGCCATGCATACACCAAGACCGGAGACCACCATGCACATCGATTCCACCATCCGCCGTTCCATCGGCGCCCTGTTCGCCACCCTGGCCCTCGGCGCCTGCGCCCTGCCCGCCTCGGCGACGACGATCCTGTTCGTCGGCAACAGCTTCACCTACGGCGAGCCGGCCGGCGCCGCGCCGCTGGTGCAGAACTACAAGCCGGGCTCGGTAACCGACCTGAACGGCTCGAACATCGGCGGCGTGCCGGCGCTGTTCAAGGCGCTGACGGTGGAAGCGGGACTGAACTACGACGTCAGCCTGGAAACGGTGCCGGGCGTGGGCGTCGACTACCACTACAACAATAAGCTGGCCGTCATCAATAAACCGTTCGACAAGGTGCTGCTGCAGAGCTACAGCACGCTGGACGCCGCCCATCCCGGCAACCCGGACACGCTCACCAAGTACGCCGACCTGCTGGCCCAAGCCTTCCATGCGCAAAACCCGAACGTGGAAGTGATGCTGACCTCGACCTGGTCGCGCGCCGACCTCACCTATAAAACGGCGAGCCCGTGGTACGGCCAGTCGATCTACCAGATGGCGCTGGACGTGCGCAAGGGCTACGACGCCGCCGACGCCGCTTCGAACCTGATCGACGGCGTGATCCCGGTCGGCGAGACCTGGAACCGCGCCATCGCCGCCGGCGTGGCCGACGCCAACCCGTACGACGGTATCGGCGCCGGCCAGGTCGACCTGTGGGCGCCGGACAATTACCACGCCAGCGTGTACGGCTACTACCTGGAAGCGCTGACCATCTACGGCTCGGTCACCGGCCTCGACCCGCGCGCGTTCGGCGCCGGCGACCTGGTGGCGCGCGACCTCGGCATCAGCGGCACCATGGCGCTGGCGCTGCAGCAGTTCGCGGCCGACCAGCTGGCGGCGGAGCAAGTGCCGGAGCCGGGCATGGCGTGGATGTTCGCGTCGCTGGGCGGCCTGATGGTGCTGGCGCGCCGGCGCCAGCGCGGTACCGCCGCGGCCTGAATCGCCGCTGGGCCGGCATCGCGCCGGCGCGACCGGTTGGAATCGTCCGTCGCCGCCATGATCGTCCGCTCGTCGCCACGGCTGACGATTGCGGGCCTCGGGCAGATTCCAGCCGCCCGGCTCGAACCGCTGGCGCTGTGCGACGAGATCGCCATGCTCGCGGACCGCCTGCTGGCGGAGCGGCCCACCGGCGCAGCCGGCACGCTGATTCGCGCGCTGCATGGGCGCTCGCCGGCCGGGCGCGCATGCACTCGCTGCACTACCGGTCGAGTTCCAGGGCGATGCTGTGGTAAGAACCACGAAATTCTTTGAAAATGCTTGTTGCATCAAAAATTTCCATGCAACATTTGTTTCCACAGATCATTAATTGGTTTCACAATCATCGCCCATGAACAAACTCAATATCGGCGCCCGCCTGGGCCTCGGCTTCAGCCTGCTGTGCCTGCTCTTGATCCTGCTGACCGCGGTCGGCCTGTCGCGCCTCTCGGAAATGAACGGACTCACGGACACGGTCGCGACCAGGCTGCAGCCCAAGGCCGCGCTGACCGCCAAGCTGTCCTACCTGGCCGTGGACACCGCACGCGTCGTGCGCAACCTGATCCTGGTCAGCGACGACAAGGCGTTCTCGTCGAACCTGCAGACGCTGGCCAAGAACCAGGCCAAGGCCGACGACCTGCTCGCCAGGCTCGACCGCCTGAGCGGCACGGGCCGGGACCGCGAGATCCTGGATCGGGTCAAGGGCAACATGACCGCCTACCGCAGCTTCACCGCGGCGGTGGTGGCGCAGGCGCAGGCGGGCCAGAAGGCCGAGGCCACCGTCACCCTGTACGGACCGGGATATAAAACCCAGGGCGCCTACCTGGCCGCGCTGGAAGAGATGCTGGCATTCCAGGAAACGGCCATCGAACAAGGCGCCGGGCATGCGCAGGCGCTGTACCGCAATTCCACGTTTGTGTTGACGGGCGCCGCCGCGCTCGCCGTGCTGCTGGCGGCGGCCG
The genomic region above belongs to Massilia forsythiae and contains:
- a CDS encoding DUF4886 domain-containing protein, with translation MHIDSTIRRSIGALFATLALGACALPASATTILFVGNSFTYGEPAGAAPLVQNYKPGSVTDLNGSNIGGVPALFKALTVEAGLNYDVSLETVPGVGVDYHYNNKLAVINKPFDKVLLQSYSTLDAAHPGNPDTLTKYADLLAQAFHAQNPNVEVMLTSTWSRADLTYKTASPWYGQSIYQMALDVRKGYDAADAASNLIDGVIPVGETWNRAIAAGVADANPYDGIGAGQVDLWAPDNYHASVYGYYLEALTIYGSVTGLDPRAFGAGDLVARDLGISGTMALALQQFAADQLAAEQVPEPGMAWMFASLGGLMVLARRRQRGTAAA
- a CDS encoding monovalent cation/H+ antiporter subunit A; its protein translation is MASPQLFILILLPFVGALVAGCMPAGSRTRPAAVAGVATLAALVLAVAQFGRIRSGDILASRAAWLPQFGLDIVWRMDGLAWLFTIMALGIGLLVLLYARYYMSRRDPVARFFAYMLAFMGSMLGVVLSGNIIQLVVFWELTSLTSFLLIGYWQERSDARRGARMAFTVTTTGGLCLLAGMLLVGHIAGSYDLDAVLAAGERIRAHALYPAALVLVALGALTKSAQFPFHFWLPHAMAAPTPVSAYLHSATMVKAGVFLLMRFWPVLSGAPEWHWIVGGAGVCTLLLASFFAIFQNDMKGLLAYSTISHLGLITVLLGIGTPLSVVAAIFHTVNHGIFKASLFMAVGIVDHETGTRDMRLLRGLRHAMPYTAALAVVASAAMAGVPLLNGFLSKEMFFAEAALVGGTEDWSMAVAATLMGIFSVAYSLRFISVFFGAPATGRDPEAYKPPHEPPRWMRFPIECLVVLCILVGMFPERAVGAVLAVAAHAVLGSALPAYDLGIWHGFNLPLLMSVVALAGGVVLYVLLRRHANLRQRTDVPLLHRMQGAQAYENTMSALGTAADRLMRRAGTRRLQPQLRAVVLLMVASPLLLARPWESLPPWPAIGADAIDLPFALLWLIGAACALMAAHKAKYHRLAALVLVGGTGIVTSITFLWLSAPDLALTQLMVETVTTVLVLLGLRWLPPRRQPRALMGRPPASTRWRRARDATLALAGGLGLAAASYTVLTRAPADTISGFYVLRALSEGGGANVVNVLLVDFRGFDTMGEITVLGAVALTVYALLRRFRPAPESVAIPVQQASDVDPAVAQSPARQANGGYLAVPAVYLRLLLPVMGIVAAYFFMRGHNLPGGGFVAGLIFATAIIVQYMVAGTDWVESHLRLRPHRWIAWGLATACATGLGAWLLGYPFLTSHTAHLALPLLGRVHVPSAFVFDLGVFLVVVGATMLILVALAHQSLRSHRMPAAARAAALAAAAAPVAALASAGAAAAPAAPAVPLPPAALPPAKEIP